GTCGGGAGCCGTCCCCGGCACGAAGATGATCGACCTGCGGAATCAGCAGCGGCGACTGGCGGTCACGATCCAAGCTCATCGGCAAGACCTGCAAATCCGAGGATTGACGCAAATACAGATCGACTCCGTGGCGAACGGGACACTGGTCTCAGAAGTGACGGTCCTCGTCCCTGCCGGATGGAATAGCACCACCCAGAACCCGGCGAACGAATCGGCAGTGTTTGAACTACAGCAGGTCCATGCCGAGATCGGGCAACATGTGCAGGCGGGAGAGCGGCTGGCAACCCTTTCCAATCACGAGTCATTATTCATTGAGGGGCGGGCGTTTCGTCAGGAGTTGCCTCTGCTGCAACGAGCGGCGGAAGAGGCATGGTTGATTCAGGTCGAACTGCTGGAATCGACCGAGTACGACTGGCAGTCCCCAATTCCTCCTGTGAAGATTCACTACATCTCCAACACGCTTAACGACGACAATCGGACGATCTCGTTTTATCTGCCGCTCCATAATCAATCCCGCACCTACGAACGGGATGACGAGCAACTCTTCCTGTGGCGGTTTCGTCCGGGTCAGCGGGTGCAACTCCATGTGCAGGTCGAGCAGCTTGAGAACGTCTTTGTGCTTCCGGCAGCGGCGGTCGTTAAAGAAGGACCGGAGAGCTACGTCTTCCGTCGCAACGGAGACATCTTCGACCGCAAGCCCGTCCATGTTCTGCATCAGACTCCGAGTGAAGTCGTCATCGCAAACGATGGCAGCATTCCACCCGGCATTTACGTGGCACAGTCTGGTGCCGTGCAAATCAATCGTGTCCTGAAGTCCCAGAGCGGCTCGGCTCCTTCCGGCGTGCATGTTCACGCTGACGGTTCCGTCCATACGAACCACTAGGAGTCGCCATGTTAGATTCTGTTATTCGCTTCTCGCTGCGTCATCGACCGCTCATTCTGGTTCTGAGCATCGCCGCCATGATATACGGCGGTTACCTCACGACCACGATGCCAATTGACGTGTTCCCCGATCTCGACCGACCTCGTGTCGTGATTCTGACCGAGTGTCCGGGATACTCGCCGGAAGAAATTGAAACACTGGTCACGCAGCCCATCGAGCAAGCGGTGCTGGGGGCGAATGGCGTCGTGGCGGTTCGCAGCCAGTCGAGCATGGGACTGGTCGTGATCTACATCGAGTTCGAATGGGACACGGAGATTCGAGCCGCCCGGCAGGTCGTGCAGGAACGTCTGGCGACGGTGGCAGGCATCATGCCAGACGGGATTCAACCGCTGATGGCTCCTCCGACCTCGATCATGGGTCAGATCATGCACGTGGGGGTTCATCGCCAGACCGGTCCACACGGAGGACAACTCACGACGATTGGTGACACAGATCTGCTCATCGAACGAGTTCAGAAGGAGTCGTCATTCCAACTTCATGCTTGGAATCCGAAAGATCGACACGACCAATCGACATGGGAAGAGGTCACGGTCGAGTCTTGGGAGGTTATTCCCAGCGAATCCACTTCCGAAGGGCAACGCATTCAAGTTGTAGTCGGTGGGCAGCAATATGAAGCGATCTTCTTGACACCCGAACAACAGTCGATGGAACTTCGCACGATAGCTGATTGGGTCGTGCGGCCTCGGCTGCTGCGGCTTTCCGGTATTGCCGAGGTCATCGTGCTGGGGGGCGACCAGAAGCAGTACCACGTCGAGATCAATCCCAAGCGTCTGCTTGAATACGGCGTGTCGGTGCAACAGGTGGAAGATGCCATCAGGCAGAACAATCTCAACACCAGCGGCGGCTTCACGAAGGAAGGGCAACTGGAACGACCGATTCGAGTCATCGGTCGTCTCGGTCCGGGGAGCAAGCAAGTCATCAAGCATCTGCGAAAGGTGCCCGTTGATGCGGAGTCGAGCCGTCCTGTCCTCATCGAGCAGGTGGCAGAAGTCAAAGAAGGTTCGCCGCCCAAGCGAGGCGATGCGAGCATCGACGGTCACGTTGGAATCGTCATCACGCTGGTCAAACAGCCGCACGTCGATACACGAGGACTGACCGAGCGAATTCATGCCGCCCTGATCGACGTGGAGAACTCGCTCCCGGCTGACATCCTCATCAATCGTGACCTGTTCCAACTGAAGAATTTTATCGACCGAGGCATATATTACGTCGGTGAGGCCCTTGTGATCGGCGCCGTGCTGGTCGTCATTGTGCTGGCGGTCTTCCTGCTGAACTTCCGCACGACCTTCATTTCACTCACCGCCATTCCCCTCTCGTTGATGATTACCACGCTGGTCTTCCGGTTGATCGGCTATCTGACGGGACAAGAGCTTTCGATCAACGTGATGACGCTCGGCGGTATTGCCGTGGCGATGGGGGAACTGGTCGATGACGCCATCGTCGATGTCGAGAACATCTTCCGACGCCTCAACGAAAACAACGCTTCGCCCAACCCACGTCCCGCACTCACGGTGGTCTATCAAGCCAGTCGGGAGGTTCGCAGTGCCATCGTGTTTGGCACGGGGGTGGTGATTCTTGTGTTCCTGCCGCTGTTTGCAATGTCGGGCGTGGAAGGTCGTCTGTTTGCTCCCTTGGGGATTGCCTACATCGTGTCGATTCTGGCGTCTCTGCTTGTCTCGCTTACGGTGACGCCCGTTCTGTCGTATTACCTGCTGCCCAAGTCACGGGCGCCCCATCGGCACAACGACAGCTGGCTGCTGCGAGTCCTAAAGTGGTTCGCCGGTTACCTCGTGCGATTCAGTATGCGGTTTGGTGGAAGCCTGCTGGTGCTGACGTGGGTCTTGGTGGGAGTGAGCGTGTTCGTACTCTCTCAACTTGGAGCCGATTTCCTACCGCAATTCGATGAAGGGAGCGTGCAGGTCAATCTGACCCTTCCGGCTGGCTCGTCGCTCGAAGCCTCCAACGATGCCGCACAGATTATCGACGCGAAGCTCTCACCACTGCTGAGAACCGCC
The genomic region above belongs to Blastopirellula retiformator and contains:
- a CDS encoding efflux RND transporter periplasmic adaptor subunit codes for the protein MFRLLKICAVVLALAGIVGIGVYTKNRWLPWLTPAQSETANASDASQAGVALPNEQVNLSPQAQKNLKLTSKPLLPVTYWRTIQIPGTVVDRPGISDRGVIAPVTAVVTAIHHFAGETVASGDALFTLRLVGESFQTSQTELFKATKENEIVQEELERLGPIAQSGAVPGTKMIDLRNQQRRLAVTIQAHRQDLQIRGLTQIQIDSVANGTLVSEVTVLVPAGWNSTTQNPANESAVFELQQVHAEIGQHVQAGERLATLSNHESLFIEGRAFRQELPLLQRAAEEAWLIQVELLESTEYDWQSPIPPVKIHYISNTLNDDNRTISFYLPLHNQSRTYERDDEQLFLWRFRPGQRVQLHVQVEQLENVFVLPAAAVVKEGPESYVFRRNGDIFDRKPVHVLHQTPSEVVIANDGSIPPGIYVAQSGAVQINRVLKSQSGSAPSGVHVHADGSVHTNH
- a CDS encoding efflux RND transporter permease subunit, translating into MLDSVIRFSLRHRPLILVLSIAAMIYGGYLTTTMPIDVFPDLDRPRVVILTECPGYSPEEIETLVTQPIEQAVLGANGVVAVRSQSSMGLVVIYIEFEWDTEIRAARQVVQERLATVAGIMPDGIQPLMAPPTSIMGQIMHVGVHRQTGPHGGQLTTIGDTDLLIERVQKESSFQLHAWNPKDRHDQSTWEEVTVESWEVIPSESTSEGQRIQVVVGGQQYEAIFLTPEQQSMELRTIADWVVRPRLLRLSGIAEVIVLGGDQKQYHVEINPKRLLEYGVSVQQVEDAIRQNNLNTSGGFTKEGQLERPIRVIGRLGPGSKQVIKHLRKVPVDAESSRPVLIEQVAEVKEGSPPKRGDASIDGHVGIVITLVKQPHVDTRGLTERIHAALIDVENSLPADILINRDLFQLKNFIDRGIYYVGEALVIGAVLVVIVLAVFLLNFRTTFISLTAIPLSLMITTLVFRLIGYLTGQELSINVMTLGGIAVAMGELVDDAIVDVENIFRRLNENNASPNPRPALTVVYQASREVRSAIVFGTGVVILVFLPLFAMSGVEGRLFAPLGIAYIVSILASLLVSLTVTPVLSYYLLPKSRAPHRHNDSWLLRVLKWFAGYLVRFSMRFGGSLLVLTWVLVGVSVFVLSQLGADFLPQFDEGSVQVNLTLPAGSSLEASNDAAQIIDAKLSPLLRTAAHPDGEILHFVRRTGRAELDEHAQPVNMSEYILSMNPESEQSREETIETLLSELKQELPGVDVEIDQPLAHLISHMLSGVYAHVAIKIYGDDFATLQRLAQQVKGEIADIPGITTPVIESQEFVDELHIVLRPEELAYYGVSRAYVAEYIQTALRGNTISQVLEGSRRFDLVVRLREEERTDYFSLRNLLIDLPDGRGQIKLEHVADFPEGMTGPNQLMRENVRRRMVVRCNTQGRDLGSVVVDIEQRIGSRIRLPEGYYIEYAGQFESQRSATLLICVMALVSLIGVFVVLLMLLPSVRVVLQILNAIPTAFIGGVVALALTEQTLTVASLVGFISLGGIAVRNGILLVTHYFHLIEQEGEQFSQSMILRGSLERLAPVLMTAITAIMGLLPIVVGGQKPGLEILYPVATVIVGGLLTSTFCEFLIHPGLFWKFSGKDALRRAEGEQSEDEMLR